The Lemur catta isolate mLemCat1 chromosome X, mLemCat1.pri, whole genome shotgun sequence genome has a window encoding:
- the MSN gene encoding moesin, with amino-acid sequence MPKTISVRVTTMDAELEFAIQPNTTGKQLFDQVVKTIGLREVWFFGLQYQDTKGFSTWLKLNKKVTAQDVRKESPLLFKFRAKFYPEDVSEELIQDITQRLFFLQVKEGILNDDIYCPPETAVLLASYAVQSKYGDFNKEVHKSGYLAGDKLLPQRVLEQHKLNKDQWEERIQVWHEEHRGMLREDAVLEYLKIAQDLEMYGVNYFSIKNKKGSELWLGVDALGLNIYEQNDRLTPKIGFPWSEIRNISFNDKKFVIKPIDKKAPDFVFYAPRLRINKRILALCMGNHELYMRRRKPDTIEVQQMKAQAREEKHQKQMERALLENEKKKREMAEKEKEKIEREKEELMERLKQIEEQTKKAQQELEEQTRRALELEQERKRAQSEAEKLAKERQEAEEAKEALLQASRDQKKTQEQLALEMAELTARISQLEMARQKKESEAVEWQQKAQMVQEDLEKTRAELKTAMSTPHVAEPAENEQDEQDENGAEASADLRADAMAKDRSEEERTTEAEKNERVQKHLKALTSELANARDESKKTANDMIHAENMRLGRDKYKTLRQIRQGNTKQRIDEFESM; translated from the exons GTGGTGAAAACTATTGGCCTGAGGGAAGTTTGGTTCTTTGGTCTGCAGTATCAGGACACTAAGGGTTTCTCCACCTGGCTGAAACTCAATAAGAAG GTGACTGCCCAGGATGTGCGGAAGGAAAGTCCCCTGCTCTTCAAGTTCCGGGCCAAGTTTTACCCTGAGGATGTATCTGAGGAATTAATCCAAGACATCACACAGCGCCTGTTCTTTCTCCAAGTGAAAGAAGGCATTCTCAATGATGACATTTACTGTCCTCCTGAGACTGCTGTGCTGCTTGCCTCCTATGCTGTCCAGTCCAAGTATGGCGACTTCAATAAGGAGGTGCACAAGTCTGGCTACCTGGCTGGAGACAAGTTGCTGCCACAGAG AGTCCTGGAGCAGCACAAACTCAACAAGGACCAGTGGGAGGAGCGGATCCAGGTGTGGCATGAGGAACACCGAGGCATGCTCAG GGAGGATGCTGTCCTGGAATATCTGAAAATTGCTCAAGACCTAGAGATGTATGGTGTGAACTACTTCAGCATCAAGAACAAGAAAGGCTCAGAGCTGTGGCTGGGGGTAGATGCCCTGGGACTCAACATCTATGAGCAGAATGACAG ACTGACTCCCAAGATAGGCTTCCCTTGGAGTGAAATCAGGAACATCTCTTTCAATGATAAGAAATTTGTCATCAAGCCCATTGACAAAAAAGCCCCG GACTTCGTCTTCTATGCTCCCCGGCTGCGGATTAACAAGCGGATCTTGGCTCTGTGCATGGGGAACCATGAGCTGTACATGCGCCGCCGCAAGCCTGACACCATTGAGGTGCAGCAGATGAAGGCACAGGCCCGGGAGGAGAAGCACCAGAAACAGATGGAGCG tGCTCTGCTGGAAAATGAGAAGAAGAAGCGTGAGATggcagaaaaggagaaggagaagattGAACGGGAGAAGGAAGAACTGATGGAGAGGCTGAAGCAGATCGAGGAACAGACTAAGAAGGCTCAACAAG AACTGGAAGAACAGACCCGCAGGGCCCTGGAACTTGAGCAAGAACGGAAGCGTGCCCAGAGCGAGGCTGAAAAGCTGGCCAAGGAGCGTCAAGAAGCCGAAGAGGCCAAGGAGGCCCTGCTGCAGGCCTCCCGGGACCAGAAGAAGACCCAGGAACAGCTG GCCTTGGAAATGGCAGAGCTGACAGCTCGGATCTCCCAGCTGGAGATGGCCCGACAGAAGAAGGAGAGTGAGGCTGTGGAGTGGCAGCAGAAG GCCCAGATGGTACAAGAAGACTTGGAGAAGACCCGTGCTGAGCTAAAGACTGCCATGAGTACACCTCATGTGGCAGAGCCTGCTGAGAATGAACAGGATGAGCAGGATGAGAATGGGGCAGAGGCCAGTGCTGACCTGAGGGCTGATGCTATGGCCAAGGACCGCAGTGAGGAGGAACGGACCACTGAGGCGGAGAAGAACGAGCGTGTGCAGAAGCACCTGAAG GCCCTCACTTCAGAGCTGGCCAATGCTCGAGATGAGTCCAAGAAGACCGCCAATGACATGATCCATGCTGAGAACATGCGACTGGGCCGAGATAAATACAAGACCCTGCGCCAAATCCGGCAGGGAAATACCAAGCAGCGCATTGATGAGTTTGAGTCCATGTAA